A genomic stretch from Bradyrhizobium sp. 195 includes:
- a CDS encoding TRAP transporter substrate-binding protein, which translates to MKRRSFLAGIGATTAAATIGMPSILRAQAPITLNGAVQFNDDHAFNRALLRFEELVKKYYGKPVNFTLHRNSSLGLEKQYFEYMSQGKAVDYGIVSPAHMSTFAKAAPFIDAPFVFKGIEHMNKVVEANILAPIADEVAAKAEVVLIGYSGGGIRNIFANKPLKNLADLKGLKVRVQGAPIWSKTFAAVGMSPTVIAYNEIYNAIQNGVISAGENEAAGVEAMKFYEVAPHLNLTQHAVSIRPICFSVKTLKTLPKDLQDAIMKAGKEAGDYGRQLESSEEVVKLDTLEKAGKLKRVPFEERDAMKKLADPVMATYAKEIGAEGIFEKINVV; encoded by the coding sequence ATGAAGCGAAGGTCATTTCTCGCTGGTATCGGTGCGACCACTGCGGCGGCTACGATCGGCATGCCGTCGATCCTCAGGGCGCAGGCGCCGATCACCCTGAACGGCGCAGTCCAGTTCAACGACGACCACGCCTTCAACCGGGCGCTGCTCCGGTTCGAGGAGCTGGTGAAGAAGTACTACGGCAAGCCCGTCAACTTCACCCTGCACAGGAACTCCTCGCTCGGTCTCGAGAAGCAATATTTCGAGTACATGTCACAGGGCAAGGCCGTCGACTACGGCATCGTCTCGCCGGCCCACATGTCGACCTTCGCCAAGGCGGCCCCGTTCATCGATGCGCCCTTCGTGTTCAAGGGCATCGAACACATGAACAAGGTCGTCGAAGCCAATATCCTGGCGCCGATCGCCGACGAAGTCGCGGCGAAAGCCGAGGTGGTCCTGATCGGTTATTCCGGCGGCGGCATCCGCAACATCTTCGCCAACAAGCCGCTCAAGAATCTTGCCGATCTCAAGGGGCTCAAGGTCCGCGTGCAGGGCGCGCCGATCTGGTCGAAGACCTTTGCGGCCGTCGGCATGAGCCCGACCGTGATCGCCTATAACGAAATCTACAATGCGATCCAGAACGGCGTGATATCGGCCGGCGAAAACGAGGCGGCGGGCGTCGAGGCGATGAAGTTCTACGAAGTGGCTCCGCACCTCAACCTGACCCAGCACGCCGTGTCGATCCGGCCGATCTGCTTCTCGGTGAAGACGCTGAAGACCTTGCCGAAGGATTTACAGGACGCGATCATGAAGGCCGGCAAGGAGGCCGGCGACTACGGCCGTCAGCTCGAATCCAGCGAAGAGGTCGTCAAGCTCGACACGCTCGAGAAGGCCGGCAAGCTCAAGCGCGTCCCCTTCGAGGAGCGGGACGCCATGAAGAAGCTCGCCGATCCCGTGATGGCCACCTACGCCAAGGAAATCGGTGCGGAGGGCATTTTCGAGAAGATCAACGTCGTCTGA
- a CDS encoding serine hydrolase domain-containing protein, giving the protein MLAPTPASPESVGMSKAALDRIDAHLKSRYIDAGRFPGTHLLVYRRGKVAHSSVQGLADVERKLPVKDDTIYRIYSMTKPLTSVAFMMLVEQGLVAIDEPVAKYIPEWKDLGVFVAGTYPGFLTRPPSRPMLIVDLLRHTSGLTYGFQQRSNVDAAYRAEKIGEVEKSGTLQTMIEALAKIPLEFSPGEAWNYSVATDVLGYLVGKISGMPFEQFLKSRILDPLGMTDTDFHVPASKAHRFAACYSADPGGGMTFHAGQRREGLTLQDDPTTSSFLAPPSFISGGGGLCSTVADYLTFCRALLNGGELGGIRLIGPKTLALMTSNHIPGGRALPEVSRSLFSEATYNGIGFGLGFAVTMRPAETLIAGSPGEYNWGGAATTSFWIDPAEELIAIFMTQVLPSSAYPLRRELRSMVYAAITESNL; this is encoded by the coding sequence ATGCTTGCCCCTACCCCCGCCTCGCCCGAATCCGTCGGCATGTCCAAGGCCGCACTCGACCGCATCGATGCGCATCTGAAGAGCCGCTACATCGATGCCGGCCGCTTCCCGGGCACGCATCTTCTGGTCTACCGGCGCGGCAAGGTCGCGCACAGCTCGGTTCAGGGCCTTGCCGATGTCGAGCGCAAGCTGCCGGTCAAGGACGACACGATTTACCGCATCTATTCCATGACCAAGCCGCTCACCAGCGTCGCCTTCATGATGCTGGTCGAGCAGGGCCTCGTCGCCATCGACGAGCCCGTCGCCAAATACATTCCGGAATGGAAGGATCTCGGCGTATTCGTCGCCGGCACCTATCCCGGCTTCCTGACCCGGCCGCCGTCGCGGCCCATGCTGATCGTCGATCTCCTGCGCCATACTTCAGGCCTCACCTACGGCTTCCAGCAGCGCTCCAATGTCGACGCCGCCTATCGGGCCGAGAAGATCGGCGAGGTCGAGAAATCAGGCACGCTTCAAACCATGATCGAAGCTCTTGCCAAGATCCCGCTGGAATTCTCGCCGGGCGAGGCCTGGAACTACTCGGTCGCAACCGACGTGCTCGGCTATCTCGTCGGCAAGATCTCCGGCATGCCCTTCGAGCAGTTCCTTAAGTCACGCATTCTCGATCCGCTCGGGATGACCGACACCGACTTCCACGTGCCGGCCTCGAAAGCGCATCGGTTCGCGGCCTGCTATTCCGCCGATCCCGGTGGCGGCATGACCTTCCATGCCGGCCAGCGTCGCGAGGGCCTGACGCTCCAGGACGATCCGACAACGAGCTCCTTCCTGGCGCCTCCCTCTTTCATTTCCGGCGGCGGCGGCCTCTGCTCGACGGTCGCGGATTATCTCACCTTCTGCCGCGCGCTGCTCAACGGCGGCGAGCTTGGCGGTATCAGGCTGATCGGGCCGAAGACGCTGGCCCTGATGACCAGCAATCACATTCCGGGCGGACGCGCCCTGCCCGAGGTGTCACGTTCGCTGTTCTCGGAAGCAACCTACAACGGCATCGGCTTCGGCCTCGGCTTTGCCGTGACGATGCGCCCGGCCGAGACGCTGATCGCGGGCAGCCCCGGCGAATACAATTGGGGCGGCGCGGCCACGACCTCGTTCTGGATTGATCCGGCCGAAGAGCTGATCGCGATCTTCATGACGCAGGTGCTGCCGTCGAGCGCCTACCCGCTCCGCCGCGAGCTGCGCAGCATGGTCTACGCCGCGATCACCGAAAGCAACCTGTAA
- a CDS encoding TRAP transporter large permease: protein MNGNVLSAGQAAMVLFGVFIGLLIVRVPVAFALGLACVPILLIEPHLSMMMLAQETFNAYNSFILLAVPFFLLTANLMSIGGITDRLVALSRSMVGHWPGSLAQINVVLSVFFAGISGSSTADAASQSKIFIDAQTKEGYDLSFSIAITAVSAVLAVIIPPSILMIVWGGLISTSIAAMYLAGIVPGLLIAGAQMATVHVYAVRRGYPTYPKTSWVEMRCAIWKSIPALMTPFIIVGGILLGWFTATESACVAVLYSVGLSAFFYRETGIRELYKSLLDTGRLAGVALFCVGTASAFGWLLAYYKIPQELLANVSTWGMGSVTAGFFIAFCFLVVGCFLDAIPAIVIVGTVLEPLARSVDLHPVQFAIISIVSLAFGLVTPPYGLCLMIACSIAGVRLRYALKDTVIMLIPMLLVLAAVIVWPSVSLFLPRLIVPEMLK, encoded by the coding sequence ATGAACGGCAATGTACTTTCTGCCGGACAGGCCGCGATGGTGCTGTTCGGGGTCTTCATCGGCCTGCTCATCGTGCGGGTGCCGGTTGCTTTCGCACTCGGCCTTGCCTGCGTGCCGATCCTGCTGATCGAGCCTCATCTCTCGATGATGATGCTCGCGCAGGAAACATTCAACGCCTACAATTCATTCATCCTGCTCGCGGTGCCGTTCTTCCTGCTGACGGCCAACCTGATGAGCATTGGCGGCATCACCGATCGCCTGGTGGCGCTGTCGCGCTCGATGGTCGGGCACTGGCCGGGATCGTTGGCGCAGATCAATGTCGTGTTGTCGGTGTTCTTTGCCGGTATCTCGGGCTCTTCCACCGCTGATGCGGCGAGCCAGTCCAAGATCTTCATCGATGCGCAGACCAAGGAGGGTTACGATCTCTCGTTCTCGATCGCCATCACGGCGGTGTCGGCGGTTCTGGCGGTAATCATCCCGCCGTCGATCCTCATGATCGTGTGGGGCGGGCTGATCTCGACCTCGATTGCGGCGATGTATCTGGCCGGCATCGTGCCGGGCCTGCTGATCGCAGGTGCGCAGATGGCGACGGTGCACGTCTATGCAGTGCGCCGCGGCTACCCGACCTATCCGAAGACAAGCTGGGTCGAGATGCGATGCGCCATTTGGAAGTCAATTCCGGCGCTGATGACACCCTTCATCATCGTTGGGGGCATTCTGCTCGGCTGGTTCACCGCAACCGAGTCCGCCTGCGTCGCGGTGTTGTATTCCGTCGGGCTGTCGGCGTTCTTCTATCGCGAGACAGGCATACGGGAATTGTACAAGTCCTTGCTCGACACCGGGCGGCTTGCCGGCGTGGCGCTGTTCTGCGTCGGCACTGCAAGTGCGTTCGGCTGGCTGCTTGCCTACTACAAGATTCCGCAAGAGCTGCTGGCCAACGTCTCGACATGGGGCATGGGCTCCGTCACAGCCGGATTCTTCATCGCCTTCTGCTTTCTGGTGGTGGGCTGCTTTCTCGACGCCATCCCGGCGATCGTCATCGTCGGCACGGTGCTGGAGCCGCTGGCCAGGTCCGTCGATCTCCATCCGGTCCAGTTCGCGATCATTTCCATCGTATCGCTGGCGTTCGGGCTGGTGACGCCGCCGTACGGATTGTGTCTGATGATCGCCTGTTCGATTGCCGGCGTGCGGCTGCGCTATGCTCTGAAGGACACGGTGATCATGCTGATCCCGATGCTGCTCGTGCTCGCGGCCGTCATCGTCTGGCCGAGCGTGTCGCTGTTCTTGCCGCGTCTGATCGTGCCGGAAATGCTCAAATGA
- a CDS encoding bifunctional protein-serine/threonine kinase/phosphatase, whose amino-acid sequence MTMSRGLLISVGQHSDKGRKPVNQDFHGVLIPEEPLLSLKGISAVLADGISSSTVSQIASESAVKSFLMDYYCTSESWTVKTSARRVLDATNSWLHAQTRKSQYAYDRDKGYVCTLSAMVIKATTAYIFHVGDCRIYRVAGKALEQLTDDHRIIVSSEQTYLGRALGINPQLEIDYQAFEVEAGDIFLLATDGAYEFVDARFVTNALNEHAAELDGAAKAIVEEAYRRGSDDNITVQILRIDAVPQREPAGIFSQTSQLPLPPLPEPRAIFDGYRIVREIHGSSRSHIYLAVDPETEEPVALKLPSIDLRDNAAYLKRFLMEEWIARRIDSPHVLKPLSQSKRRGYLYVATEFVEGQTLKQWMTDNPRPDLETVRGLIEQIAAGLRAFHRMEMLHQDLRPDNILIDKTGTAKIIDFGSVRVAGVAEAAPPEEADEILGTVQYTAPEYFLGQGGTPRSDMFSLAVICYQMLTGKLPYGTQAARIRRKADVRKLRYRPADDDRNVPAWVDGALRRALHPDPYKRHEDLSEFVFELRTPNPAYLDTRITPLLERSPLMFWKLTSAALACAVVVLLALLHAR is encoded by the coding sequence ATGACGATGTCCCGCGGACTCCTGATCTCGGTTGGCCAGCATTCCGACAAGGGTCGCAAGCCCGTCAACCAGGACTTTCACGGCGTCCTCATTCCGGAGGAGCCGCTGCTCAGCCTGAAGGGCATCTCGGCCGTCCTCGCCGACGGCATCTCCTCTAGCACGGTGAGCCAGATCGCCAGCGAGTCGGCGGTCAAGAGCTTCCTGATGGACTATTATTGCACGTCGGAATCCTGGACGGTGAAGACGTCCGCCCGTCGTGTGCTGGATGCCACCAATTCCTGGCTGCACGCGCAGACGCGCAAGAGCCAATACGCCTATGACCGCGACAAGGGCTATGTCTGCACCCTCAGCGCCATGGTCATCAAGGCGACCACCGCGTACATCTTCCATGTCGGCGATTGCCGCATCTACCGCGTCGCCGGCAAGGCGCTCGAGCAGCTGACCGACGATCACCGCATCATCGTGTCCTCGGAGCAGACCTATCTCGGCCGCGCGCTCGGCATCAATCCGCAGCTCGAGATCGACTATCAGGCGTTCGAGGTCGAGGCCGGCGACATTTTCCTGCTGGCGACTGACGGTGCCTATGAATTCGTCGACGCGCGCTTTGTCACCAACGCGCTGAACGAGCATGCAGCCGAGCTCGACGGAGCGGCCAAGGCCATCGTCGAGGAAGCCTACCGGCGAGGCAGCGACGACAACATCACCGTCCAGATCCTGCGGATCGACGCAGTGCCTCAACGCGAGCCGGCCGGCATCTTCAGTCAGACGTCACAATTGCCGCTGCCACCGCTGCCGGAACCGCGGGCGATCTTCGATGGCTATCGGATCGTCCGGGAAATCCACGGCAGCAGCCGCAGCCATATCTACCTCGCGGTCGATCCGGAAACCGAGGAACCGGTCGCGCTCAAGCTGCCGTCGATCGACCTGCGCGACAATGCCGCCTATCTCAAGCGCTTCCTCATGGAGGAGTGGATCGCGCGCCGGATCGACAGCCCGCACGTGCTGAAGCCGCTGTCGCAGTCGAAACGGCGAGGTTATCTCTACGTTGCGACCGAATTCGTCGAAGGCCAGACCTTGAAGCAGTGGATGACCGACAATCCACGTCCCGATCTCGAAACAGTCCGTGGCCTCATCGAGCAGATCGCCGCCGGCCTGCGCGCCTTCCACCGCATGGAGATGCTGCATCAGGACCTCAGGCCCGACAACATACTGATCGACAAGACCGGCACCGCGAAGATCATCGACTTCGGATCGGTCAGGGTGGCCGGCGTCGCGGAAGCGGCACCGCCGGAGGAGGCCGACGAAATCCTGGGCACCGTCCAGTATACGGCGCCGGAGTATTTTCTTGGGCAGGGCGGCACGCCGCGCTCCGACATGTTTTCGCTGGCGGTGATCTGCTACCAGATGCTGACAGGAAAGCTTCCCTACGGCACCCAGGCTGCCAGGATCCGGCGCAAGGCGGACGTGCGCAAGCTCCGGTATCGGCCGGCCGACGATGACCGCAACGTGCCGGCCTGGGTCGACGGCGCGCTCAGGCGCGCGCTGCATCCCGATCCCTACAAGCGGCACGAGGATCTGTCCGAATTCGTCTTCGAGCTTCGCACGCCCAATCCGGCGTATCTCGACACGCGGATCACGCCGCTCCTTGAGCGCAGTCCGCTGATGTTTTGGAAGCTGACCTCGGCGGCGCTCGCCTGCGCTGTGGTCGTGCTGCTGGCGCTGCTGCACGCACGTTAG
- a CDS encoding TRAP transporter small permease — protein sequence MSEMPVPSTPSLWRRVTAAYAKFLEFLLATCVGILVLPVTLQIISRYTPLIPSYIWTEEMARFLFVWTIMIGAMVGVREAQHFEVDVWPDLARRPEAAVRILARLGVLALALVFVMAGLEFTRFAWNRTSELADLPLWLIHVAWPVTGVTWIVFAGEQIIDEMRILVGAER from the coding sequence ATGTCTGAAATGCCCGTCCCGTCCACACCGTCGCTGTGGCGTCGCGTCACGGCGGCCTATGCGAAATTCCTGGAATTCCTGCTGGCCACATGCGTCGGCATTCTCGTCCTTCCCGTCACGCTGCAGATCATCTCACGCTACACGCCCCTCATTCCGTCCTACATCTGGACGGAGGAAATGGCGCGCTTCCTGTTCGTCTGGACGATCATGATCGGAGCCATGGTCGGCGTGCGCGAAGCGCAGCATTTCGAGGTCGATGTGTGGCCGGACCTGGCGCGGCGGCCGGAGGCTGCCGTGCGGATCCTGGCGCGCCTTGGCGTGCTGGCACTGGCGCTGGTGTTCGTGATGGCCGGCCTGGAGTTCACCCGCTTCGCCTGGAACAGGACCTCTGAACTGGCCGATCTGCCGCTTTGGCTGATTCACGTCGCTTGGCCCGTGACCGGCGTGACGTGGATCGTCTTTGCGGGTGAACAGATCATCGATGAGATGCGCATTCTGGTTGGGGCAGAGCGATGA
- a CDS encoding formate/nitrite transporter family protein: protein MSYLAPSEFVTKMVDAGESKIFMSTRDTIIRAYMAGAILTLAAWFAVTINVNTGQPLIGALLFPVGFVMLYLLGFDLLTGVFVLSPLALIDKRPGVTIGGVLRNWGLVFVGNFAGAFTVAFMMAFVTTFGFSQPPDKVGTAIGIIGESRTLGYAAHGAAGMATLFLRGMLCNWMVSTGVVGAMISTSVSGKVIAMWMPILVFFYMVFEHSVVNMFLFPSGLLLGAKFSILDYLIWNEIPTVLGNLVGGLAFTGMTLYTTHVMTLPKRQADKAAKPRVAA, encoded by the coding sequence ATGTCGTATCTCGCGCCTTCGGAATTCGTCACCAAGATGGTGGATGCGGGCGAGTCCAAGATCTTCATGTCCACCCGGGATACCATCATCCGCGCCTACATGGCCGGCGCCATCCTCACGCTCGCGGCATGGTTCGCCGTCACGATCAACGTCAACACCGGCCAGCCGCTGATCGGCGCGCTCCTGTTTCCGGTCGGCTTCGTCATGCTGTACCTGCTGGGTTTCGATCTTCTGACCGGCGTGTTCGTGCTCTCGCCGCTCGCCCTGATCGACAAGCGTCCTGGCGTCACGATCGGTGGCGTGCTGCGCAACTGGGGCCTCGTCTTCGTCGGCAATTTCGCCGGCGCCTTCACCGTCGCCTTCATGATGGCCTTCGTCACCACCTTCGGCTTCTCGCAGCCGCCGGACAAGGTCGGCACGGCGATCGGAATCATCGGCGAAAGCCGGACGCTCGGCTACGCCGCCCACGGTGCGGCCGGCATGGCGACGCTGTTCCTGCGCGGCATGCTCTGCAACTGGATGGTCTCGACCGGAGTCGTCGGCGCCATGATCTCGACCTCGGTCTCCGGCAAGGTCATCGCCATGTGGATGCCGATCCTGGTGTTCTTCTACATGGTGTTCGAGCATTCCGTCGTGAACATGTTCCTGTTCCCGTCCGGCCTGCTGCTCGGCGCAAAGTTCTCCATCTTGGATTACCTGATCTGGAACGAGATCCCGACCGTGCTCGGCAACCTCGTCGGCGGCCTCGCCTTCACCGGCATGACGCTCTACACGACGCATGTCATGACCTTGCCGAAGCGCCAGGCCGACAAGGCTGCGAAGCCCCGCGTCGCGGCCTGA
- a CDS encoding intradiol ring-cleavage dioxygenase produces MTQFNETDLTEAVVRSFDSTPNPRAKFLLQELVKSLHDYVSKTGLTFEEWDYAIDFLTRTGQKCTDTRQEFILLSDVLGVSMLVDAVNHRDRDGATQTTVLGPFYVGEHKVTAHGTDISPNNQTGERMFVQSRVTDLKGKPLANVPVDVWHADDDGFYDSQKPNYDEVGASARARFITDDDGRFFFRTILPCSYPIPTDGPVGEMIVQTGRHPMRPAHVHFLVNAKGYEPLITHVFMDGDKYLDSDVVFGVKDDLIAKVEPRNDPAMPDGTKTSGQWHLMTYEFHLKPGGGMAPKPLGLKAEEPA; encoded by the coding sequence ATGACGCAGTTCAACGAGACTGATCTCACCGAAGCCGTCGTTAGGAGCTTCGACAGCACGCCCAATCCGCGCGCGAAATTCCTGCTCCAGGAATTGGTGAAGTCGCTGCACGATTACGTGAGCAAGACCGGCCTTACCTTCGAGGAATGGGACTACGCCATCGATTTCCTGACCCGCACCGGGCAGAAATGCACCGACACCCGCCAGGAGTTCATCCTCTTGTCCGACGTGCTCGGTGTCTCCATGCTGGTCGACGCGGTCAACCATCGCGACCGCGACGGCGCGACCCAGACCACCGTGCTCGGCCCATTCTATGTCGGCGAGCACAAGGTGACAGCGCATGGCACCGACATCTCGCCGAACAATCAAACCGGCGAGCGGATGTTCGTGCAGAGCCGGGTCACCGACCTCAAGGGCAAGCCGCTTGCCAATGTCCCCGTCGACGTCTGGCATGCCGATGACGACGGCTTCTACGATTCCCAGAAGCCGAACTATGACGAGGTCGGCGCCTCGGCGCGGGCGCGCTTCATCACCGATGACGACGGCCGCTTTTTCTTCCGTACCATTTTGCCGTGCAGCTATCCGATCCCGACCGACGGCCCGGTCGGCGAGATGATCGTGCAGACCGGCCGCCATCCGATGCGCCCCGCGCATGTGCACTTCCTGGTCAATGCGAAGGGCTATGAGCCGCTGATCACCCACGTCTTCATGGACGGTGACAAATACCTGGATTCCGACGTCGTGTTCGGGGTCAAGGACGACCTCATTGCCAAGGTCGAGCCGCGCAACGATCCCGCGATGCCCGACGGCACCAAGACCAGCGGGCAGTGGCACCTGATGACCTACGAATTCCACCTCAAGCCCGGTGGCGGCATGGCGCCGAAACCGCTGGGGTTGAAGGCCGAGGAGCCGGCCTGA